One genomic region from Spirulina subsalsa PCC 9445 encodes:
- a CDS encoding PEP-CTERM sorting domain-containing protein, which translates to MKLNPTALISGLAAAGAIAASGMTAQAASFTARDAEAAACANQQVCVVNDFFTLTAGNDMYLTHKSFEGFYGLGIAENPDPNLQWKDDPSWGEIDSNGEFLRVDLAVTKALRSIDLNFLYQPGVNSDRVFEVAEITATLLDGSFLTHTLTVTGDTSASWSGTGSVVNVSPSTAGGGGWYSILNPFGDLEVASLSFAAVRVNDSLTRQSWDSDYTLKGIATVPEPATVLGLVGVAALAGFGVRRRQNSEQ; encoded by the coding sequence ATGAAACTTAATCCTACTGCTTTAATCTCTGGTCTTGCTGCTGCTGGTGCGATCGCTGCTAGTGGAATGACTGCCCAAGCCGCATCTTTTACCGCTCGTGACGCTGAAGCAGCTGCTTGTGCCAATCAACAAGTCTGTGTCGTGAACGACTTCTTCACCCTGACGGCCGGGAATGATATGTACTTAACCCATAAATCTTTTGAGGGGTTCTATGGACTAGGTATTGCAGAAAATCCCGATCCAAATCTGCAATGGAAAGATGACCCCAGTTGGGGTGAAATTGACAGCAATGGCGAATTCTTGCGGGTTGATTTAGCTGTGACTAAAGCCCTAAGATCCATTGATTTAAACTTCCTCTATCAACCCGGTGTTAACTCTGACCGCGTGTTTGAAGTGGCAGAAATAACCGCCACCTTACTGGATGGTTCTTTCCTCACCCATACCTTAACCGTAACGGGTGATACCAGTGCTTCCTGGAGTGGTACCGGTTCTGTGGTGAATGTTTCTCCCTCCACTGCCGGGGGTGGTGGATGGTACAGCATCCTCAATCCCTTTGGTGATTTAGAAGTGGCTTCTTTATCCTTCGCCGCCGTTCGGGTTAATGATAGTTTAACTCGCCAAAGCTGGGATTCTGACTATACTCTGAAAGGGATTGCCACAGTTCCCGAACCTGCCACCGTTCTCGGTTTAGTGGGTGTGGCGGCTTTAGCGGGCTTCGGTGTACGCCGTCGTCAAAACAGCGAACAATAA